The Drosophila mauritiana strain mau12 chromosome 2R, ASM438214v1, whole genome shotgun sequence genome has a segment encoding these proteins:
- the LOC117137341 gene encoding putative inorganic phosphate cotransporter, with amino-acid sequence MTAETNTGPMIGQRHLQTFLLFLSIVVNYMAKFNAGVAVVAMTNAENTNPNFPEYDWNEMERSYILSSFFWGYILTQFMGGWLCRRYGARITMFVSTIGSALLVVLIPWCVSWGGWQAYCGIRMSMGLFQGFLFPCIHAHLANWCPVKERNRLGALANTGIDCGTLVAMFASGLLAASSIGWPGIFYVSCGVGVLWCIVWWIFGANQPRESKFISEAELNYIETSINSSRKAEEAELKATGPIPVPWKAIWTSVPFWALMVTRCCQSWGYSTLQTEMPAYMNGVLLMDMKSNALYSALPYLTSWVMAFVYLIIADILLTRGIMSITGIRKSVNSIAFFVPAAALIGVSFLDSTQKTLAVVLMCANVGINAGSTIGSTINTIDLSPNHAGILMGIINTASNIVPILTPLLVGIIVKDDHDREQWQIVFIISAIIFCVGNIVYLAFGQMVNQPWDAPDFMDKQRSSNLQEAGHSKALEAQRIEKVEEAKRNESEGIKDN; translated from the exons GTCCGATGATCGGCCAACGTCATTTGCAGACCTTCCTCCTCTTTCTGTCGATTGTGGTTAACTATATGGCCAAGTTTAATGCTGGAGTTGCGGTTGTGGCAATGACGAATGCGGAGAATACTAACCCAAACTTTCCA GAGTACGATTGGAACGAAATGGAGCGATCCTACATCCTGTCCAGCTTCTTTTGGGGCTACATACTGACACAGTTTATGGGCGGGTGGCTGTGCCGGCGCTATGGTGCAAGGATAACGATGTTCGTGTCCACCATTGGGTCAGCCCTGCTGGTTGTTCTGATCCCATGGTGTGTTTCCTGGGGCGGCTGGCAAGCGTATTGTGGCATTCGGATGTCCATGGGTCTGTTCCAGGGCTTTCTGTTCCCCTGCATTCACGCCCACCTGGCGAACTGGTGTCCTGTGAAGGAGCGAAACCGGCTGGGAGCCTTGGCCAACACGGGTATTGATTGCGGCACCTTGGTGGCCATGTTTGCGAGTGGATTATTGGCAGCCTCGAGCATCGGCTGGCCCGGCATCTTCTACGTCTCCTGCGGTGtgggcgttttatggtgcaTCGTCTGGTGGATTTTCGGAGCCAACCAACCCAGGGAATCCAAGTTCATTAGCGAAGCGGAACTAAACTACATTGAGACTTCGATCAACTCCAGCCGCAAGGCGGAGGAGGCAGAGCTAAAGGCCACTGGACCCATTCCTGTGCCGTGGAAGGCAATTTGGACTTCAGTTCCTTTCTGGGCCTTGATGGTCACTAGGTGCTGTCAGTCCTGGGGATATTCCACGCTCCAGACCGAAATGCCAGCTTACATGAACGGTGTCCTTTTGATGGACATGAAGAGCAATGCTCTTTACTCTGCCCTGCCATATTTAACCTCCTGGGTTATGGCCTTTGTCTACCTAATCATCGCGGATATCCTGCTGACCAGAGGCATCATGTCCATCACTGGCATTCGCAAGAGTGTGAATTCGATAGCGTTCTTTGTGCCCGCTGCAGCTCTGATCGGAGTAAGTTTCTTGGACAGCACCCAGAAGACCCTGGCAGTTGTGCTGATGTGCGCCAATGTGGGAATCAACGCTGGTTCCACCATTGGTAGTACCATAAACACCATCGACTTGTCACCCAATCACGCTGGCATCCTTATGGGAATTATTAATACTGCGTCTAACATTGTGCCCATTTTGACGCCCCTTCTTGTGGGAATCATCGTCAAGGATGAT CACGATCGAGAGCAGTGGCAAATTGTGTTCATTATATCCGCCATCATCTTCTGTGTGGGCAACATTGTCTACTTAGCTTTTGGTCAGATGGTTAATCAGCCCTGGGACGCACCTGACTTTATGGATAAGCAACGATCCTCCAATCTTCAAGAGGCGGGACATTCCAAGGCTCTGGAAGCACAGCGAATTGAGAAAGTGGAAGAAGCGAAGCGCAATGAAAGTGAGGGTATCAAGGATAACTGA
- the LOC117137307 gene encoding putative inorganic phosphate cotransporter, translating into MTAEINKGPLLGMRHVQTLLIFFNITCLYIGRLNVGVSVVAMTNAESTNPDFPEYDWTLTQKSYILSSFFWGYIITQFLGGYLCKRYGVKSVMLWGSFASGIFSALTPLFIGFGGWQAYCGIRVLMGCAQGLIFPCIHQHLARWSPPAERNRLGALSHTGIECGNVCAMFFSGMIAKSAIGWPGISYVSAGLAFAWCAFWFVFAADNAAESRYITQEELHYIESSLTHNENYHKTVIPVPWMAIWTSAPFFALMVARCCETWGLSTLQAQIPTYMNGVLDMDMKSNAFFSALPFLAMWIMSYVYLITADVLLAGNRLSLTALRKTFNSVAFWIPCATLIGIGFLDQEQKNLAIALMTISVGFNSGATIGSSLNTIDLSPNHASILMGIVNTAANVVPIVTPLVVGVIVHEDKNRAEWQIVFIIAAVIFFVGNCVFLFYGTAVSQPWDAEDYLTVKVPELAISPAIHEVGKGIDGPSEKSLI; encoded by the exons ATGACAGCTGAAATAAATAAAG GACCCCTACTGGGAATGAGACACGTTCAAACCCTGTTGATTTTCTTCAACATCACGTGCTTGTACATCGGTCGACTGAATGTGGGAGTATCCGTAGTGGCGATGACGAATGCCGAGTCTACTAATCCGGATTTTCCA GAATACGATTGGACTTTGACCCAGAAGTCGTATATATTATCCAGCTTCTTTTGGGGATACATCATAACCCAGTTCCTGGGCGGATATTTGTGCAAGCGCTATGGGGTCAAGAGTGTCATGCTCTGGGGCTCCTTTGCATCGGGTATCTTCAGTGCTTTGACCCCGCTTTTCATCGGATTTGGTGGATGGCAAGCCTACTGCGGCATTCGAGTCCTGATGGGATGTGCCCAGGGCCTGATCTTTCCCTGCATCCATCAGCACTTGGCCAGATGGTCACCGCCCGCGGAAAGGAATCGCCTGGGAGCCCTCAGTCACACTGGAATTGAGTGTGGCAACGTGTGTGCCATGTTCTTCAGTGGAATGATAGCCAAAAGTGCCATTGGCTGGCCAGGAATATCGTATGTCTCTGCAGGATTAGCCTTCGCCTGGTGTGCCTTTTGGTTCGTTTTCGCTGCTGACAATGCAGCGGAATCTCGTTACATAACCCAAGAAGAACTGCACTATATCGAATCGTCACTGACGCACAATGAAAACTATCACAAAACCGTCATTCCCGTTCCCTGGATGGCAATATGGACCTCGGCACCGTTTTTTGCTCTTATGGTAGCGCGTTGCTGCGAGACCTGGGGTCTGAGCACCCTGCAGGCCCAGATTCCAACGTACATGAACGGGGTTCTGGACATGGACATGAAAAGCAATGCATTCTTTTCGGCGTTACCATTTCTGGCCATGTGGATTATGTCGTATGTGTACCTGATAACCGCCGATGTTCTGCTCGCCGGAAACAGACTGAGTTTAACGGCCCTCAGAAAGACCTTCAACTCGGTGGCCTTCTGGATTCCTTGTGCCACTTTGATTGGAATCGGATTTCTGGATCAGGAACAAAAGAACCTTGCCATTGCTTTGATGACCATCAGTGTAGGTTTCAACAGTGGAGCAACAATCGGAAGCTCCTTGAACACTATAGATCTATCCCCGAATCATGCGAGTATTCTTATGGGTATTGTGAATACGGCTGCGAATGTAGTGCCTATAGTAACCCCTCTGGTAGTTGGAGTTATTGTTCATGAAGAC AAAAACCGTGCTGAGTGGCAGATAGTGTTTATTATTGCGGCAGTaattttctttgtcggaaactGTGTGTTCCTGTTTTATGGAACGGCTGTTTCACAACCCTGGGATGCTGAAGATTACCTCACAGTAAAGGTACCAGAGCTAGCTATATCTCCAGCTATCCATGAAGTTGGTAAAGGTATTGATGGACCTTCGGAGAAGTCCTTAATATAA
- the LOC117137426 gene encoding putative inorganic phosphate cotransporter, producing MTAETNKGPVLGMRHVQALLIFLNITTVFIGRLNVGVSVVAMTNAETTNPDFPEYDWTEAEKSYILSSFFWGYILTQFLGGYLCKRFGVKSVMFWGVFGSGVCSALTPLFIEFGEWQAYCGIRVLMGLAQGVVFPCIHQHLAKWSPPEERNRLGALSHTGIECGNVSAMFLSGMIAKSSLGWPGISYVSAGVAFFWCALWFVFAANHPTESRFIGENELLYIESSLKHNESYHATIIPIPWKAIWTSAPFLALLIVRCCENWGLSTLQAEIPSYMNGVLDMDMKSNAFFSALPFLAMWCMSYIYLIVADVLLGKNSVSLTVLRKTYNSIAFWIPAATLVGIGFLDKDQKNFAIALMTISVGVNSAQTIGSVLNTIDLSKNHASILMGIVNTAANFVPIATPLVVGWIVEENSDRSQWQIVFIIASVIFFVGNCIYLVFGTAVTQPWDAEDYLQTQNPELANGPPMQALSFPIDENSKEKMNSKSQ from the exons ATGACGGCCGAGACAAACAAAG GACCCGTTCTGGGAATGCGGCATGTCCAGGCGCTACTGATCTTCCTTAACATAACCACCGTATTCATAGGCCGCCTAAATGTGGGTGTTTCTGTGGTGGCAATGACCAATGCGGAAACTACGAACCCGGACTTTCCG GAATACGACTGGACGGAGGCGGAGAAGTCGTACATTCTCTCCAGTTTCTTTTGGGGCTACATCCTAACCCAATTTCTTGGAGGTTATCTCTGCAAGCGCTTTGGAGTCAAGAGTGTAATGTTTTGGGGTGTCTTTGGATCTGGTGTCTGCAGTGCTTTGACGCCACTCTTCATCGAATTTGGAGAATGGCAGGCCTACTGTGGAATTCGAGTGCTAATGGGATTGGCCCAGGGAGTGGTATTCCCCTGCATTCATCAGCACCTGGCTAAATGGTCACCTCCGGAGGAAAGAAATCGGTTGGGAGCTCTGAGTCACACTGGAATCGAGTGCGGCAATGTGAGTGCCATGTTCCTGAGCGGAATGATAGCCAAGAGCTCCCTGGGATGGCCCGGAATCTCATATGTCTCGGCTGGAGTGGCCTTCTTCTGGTGTGCATTATGGTTCGTCTTCGCTGCCAACCATCCCACGGAATCTCGTTTCATAGGAGAGAACGAACTGCTCTATATTGAGTCGTCTCTAAAGCACAATGAGTCATACCACGCTACCATCATCCCCATTCCCTGGAAGGCAATTTGGACGTCAGCACCATTCCTGGCCCTGCTCATAGTACGATGCTGTGAGAACTGGGGACTGAGCACTCTGCAGGCCGAGATTCCATCCTACATGAACGGAGTCCTCGACATGGACATGAAGAGCAATGCGTTCTTCTCGGCGCTCCCATTCTTGGCCATGTGGTGCATGTCGTATATTTACCTTATCGTAGCCGATGTGCTCTTGGGCAAGAACTCGGTTTCCTTGACGGTTTTGAGGAAGACCTACAACTCCATTGCCTTCTGGATACCTGCAGCCACTTTGGTGGGCATTGGCTTCCTGGACAAGGATCAAAAGAACTTCGCAATTGCTCTGATGACCATCAGTGTGGGAGTGAATAGTGCTCAAACCATTGGCAGTGTTCTAAACACAATTGATCTGTCGAAAAATCACGCTAGCATTCTCATGGGAATTGTTAATACAGCTGCGAATTTTGTGCCCATAGCCACTCCTTTAGTGGTTGGATGGATTGTAGAGGAAAAT TCTGATCGCTCCCAATGGCAGATCGTGTTCATCATTGCCTCCGTCATCTTCTTTGTGGGCAACTGCATTTACTTGGTGTTTGGCACGGCCGTAACTCAGCCCTGGGATGCCGAGGACTATCTCCAGACACAGAACCCGGAACTTGCCAATGGACCACCTATGCAGGCGTTATCCTTTCCAATTGACGAAAATTCCAAAGAGAAAATGAATAGTAAAAGCCAATAA
- the LOC117136716 gene encoding putative inorganic phosphate cotransporter has product MTHKPCKGPRLGVRHLQSFLLFLGLTVMHIARLNVSVAIVAMTNAATTNPNFPEYEWTEKQKSYILSSFYWGYILTLCPGSFLCRRYGAKVVLFIASCGTAVFSLMTPWCITWGGWQVFCAIRILQGLFQGVIFPCVTEHLAMWSPPEERNRLGAFSYTGTDCGTVLAMFISGMIAKGAMGWPGISYVSGSLCAAWCFLWLIFASNNATESRFVGEAECKYIESSLEHNEDFHDRTIPIPWRAIWTSVPFLALLVTRCAETYGLSTLQAEIPSYMNGVLNMEIQSNAVFSSLPFLAMWLLSYVYLIAADVLLKKKILSLTSVRKLFNTLSFWIPAAALIGIGFLSEENKNLAIVLMTVSVGVNSGATIGSSLNSIDLSPNHAGILIGLSNTVANVIPILTPLIAGEIVADKHNRGQWQIVFGLAAVIFFVGNVVFIIWGTAKAQPWDADDFLKPKDTETACEKPKITPAEVAPPIDPVLEQQISWPERYTAKAIE; this is encoded by the exons ATGACCCATAAACCTTGCAAGGGCCCTCGTCTGGGCGTGCGACATCTGCAGTCGTTCCTGCTCTTTCTCGGCCTGACCGTGATGCACATCGCCCGGCTGAATGTCAGTGTGGCCATTGTGGCCATGACTAACGCGGCCACCACGAATCCCAACTTTCCG GAGTACGAATGGACGGAGAAACAAAAGTCGTACATACTCTCCAGTTTCTACTGGGGCTACATCCTGACCCTGTGTCCTGGCAGCTTCCTGTGTCGTCGCTACGGCGCCAAGGTGGTCCTCTTTATAGCCAGTTGTGGCACTGCTGTGTTCAGTCTGATGACCCCGTGGTGCATCACCTGGGGAGGATGGCAGGTATTTTGCGCCATCCGCATTCTTCAGGGCTTGTTCCAGGGCGTGATCTTTCCCTGCGTCACAGAGCACCTGGCCATGTGGTCGCCACCGGAGGAGAGGAACCGCCTGGGAGCCTTCAGCTACACGGGCACAGATTGCGGCACTGTGCTGGCCATGTTCATAAGTGGCATGATTGCCAAGGGAGCGATGGGCTGGCCGGGCATATCCTATGTGTCTGGATCCCTCTGCGCCGCCTGGTGCTTCCTCTGGCTGATATTCGCCTCCAACAACGCCACTGAGTCCCGATTTGTTGGCGAGGCCGAGTGCAAGTATATCGAATCCTCGCTGGAGCACAATGAGGACTTCCACGATCGCACCATACCAATTCCCTGGAGGGCGATCTGGACTTCTGTGCCCTTCCTGGCCCTGCTGGTGACCCGGTGTGCAGAAACCTACGGACTGAGCACCCTGCAGGCGGAAATTCCCTCCTACATGAACGGAGTCCTCAACATGGAGATCCAGAGCAACGCCGTCTTCTCATCGCTGCCCTTCTTGGCCATGTGGCTGCTGTCCTATGTCTATCTGATTGCCGCCGATGTGCTGCTCAAGAAGAAGATCCTGTCGCTGACCTCCGTGCGTAAGCTGTTCAACACGCTCTCCTTTTGGATTCCGGCTGCCGCCCTGATCGGCATTGGATTCCTCAGCGAGGAGAACAAGAATCTGGCCATCGTGCTGATGACCGTCTCGGTGGGTGTAAACAGTGGAGCCACCATTGGTAGTTCCCTGAACTCCATCGATCTGTCACCCAATCACGCTGGTATATTGATTGGCTTGAGCAATACGGTGGCGAACGTTATTCCCATCCTCACACCACTGATTGCGGGAGAGATCGTGGCTGATAAG CACAATCGCGGCCAATGGCAGATCGTCTTTGGACTGGCAGCTGTCATATTCTTCGTGGGCAATGTGGTATTCATCATCTGGGGAACGGCCAAGGCGCAGCCCTGGGATGCGGATGACTTCCTGAAGCCCAAGGACACGGAGACCGCCTGCGAGAAGCCCAAGATCACGCCCGCAGAAGTCGCGCCGCCCATTGATCCCGTCCTGGAGCAGCAAATCAGTTGGCCGGAGCGGTATACTGCCAAAGCCATCGAGTGA